In Oryza glaberrima chromosome 8, OglaRS2, whole genome shotgun sequence, the following are encoded in one genomic region:
- the LOC127783263 gene encoding uncharacterized protein LOC127783263 — translation MAKGTASRDRLSELPGDLLIRTLSFAPVKQAASSTLLSRRWRLQPLWLETGTVNIDLTSDEFLDRTFHRGWGEAGPSTWEDEGDARAALRRRRHGLKKLTVTVTADRDHDDGYVFGCVRRDFSRYLNPDQFRGTCVGLLRHVEELRLECQVASGSLPSPPRYKYAADPGVEYDLYLGMLPCEDFRVLDIAGCCLKVTTTEWLWDWIAYPCLTTLRLRRCTVRLCDLQKVILAAPRLAELRLESVTFSDRPPLSGFIYSGFIFDEHIHLHCPAVTSFTMVNCHIDGRTFELDAPSLICFRCAQVPSLYFSVSLKSAAPCLAQVDLGSISGTATLGPLLTTMCHISVLKLTVYSIVGDIKFGYFPLFPNLKHLVIEELCGFAMDGGLSAAATAVGDMLCRCPEIRELRIRFSWLEYLNESADDHLGADLTAYLKSSACGLQESDYCKVSESDTPATGSTQNFCSSWQNSLRKVVIQFQKGKLTCSQVQLVKFLAEKAAVLEEFDIEGGNQDGTDHINSKIATWRTHSAGACAGEVVIASAAVLPPPAEDTRWDRAWYKYNCDFPVLGKGPPWIWDGTGYKLHFPILPRRQHRPTSDRGY, via the coding sequence atggCCAAAGGCACGGCGAGCAGAGACCGCCTATCCGAGCTCCCCGGCGATCTGCTCATACGTACCCTCTCCTTCGCCCCCGTCAAGCAGGCCGCCAGCAGCACACTCCTCTCTCGCCGGTGGCGCCTGCAGCCGCTATGGCTGGAGACTGGCACCGTCAACATCGACTTAACTTCCGACGAATTCCTCGATAGGACCTTCCACAGGGGGTGGGGCGAGGCCGGCCCCTCGACCTGGGAAGACGAGGGAGACGCCCGGGcagcgctccgccgccgccgccacggcctcaAGAAGCTCACCGTCACGGTGACAGCCGACAGAGACCACGACGACGGCTACGTCTTCGGCTGCGTCCGTCGGGATTTCTCGCGGTACCTTAACCCTGACCAGTTCAGAGGCACCTGTGTCGGGCTGCTCCGCCACGTGGAGGAGCTCCGCCTCGAGTGCCAGGTCGCCAGCGGatcgttgccgtcgccgccacggtACAAGTACGCCGCCGATCCCGGCGTCGAGTACGATCTCTATCTGGGCATGCTGCCCTGCGAGGATTTCCGGGTTCTGGACATCGCGGGATGCTGCCTCAAGGTAACGACGACCGAATGGTTGTGGGACTGGATTGCCTACCCGTGCCTCACgacgctgcggctgcggcgctgCACCGTGCGGCTGTGCGACCTCCAGAAGGTGATCCTCGCCGCGCCGAGGCTCGCCGAGCTGCGTCTCGAGTCAGTCACCTTCTCCGATCGACCACCGCTTAGCGGCTTCATCTACAGCGGCTTCATCTTCGACGAACACATTCATCTCCACTGCCCGGCGGTCACCTCCTTCACCATGGTTAACTGCCACATCGATGGTCGCACCTTCGAGCTTGACGCGCCGTCGTTGATCTGCTTCCGCTGCGCGCAGGTCCCATCTTTATATTTTTCCGTATCGCTGAAATCAGCTGCGCCGTGCTTGGCACAAGTCGACCTGGGGTCGATCTCCGGCACGGCGACATTAGGTCCTCTGCTTACCACCATGTGCCACATCAGCGTTTTGAAGCTGACGGTGTACTCAATTGTTGGAGACATCAAGTTTGGGTACTTCCCTCTCTTCCCGAACCTCAAGCACCTTGTAATAGAGGAACTGTGTGGATTTGCCATGGACGGCGgcttgtcggcggcggcaacggccgtTGGAGACATGCTATGTAGATGCCCGGAGATCCGTGAGCTCCGGATAAGATTCAGCTGGTTGGAATATCTCAATGAGAGTGCAGATGATCATCTCGGCGCAGACCTGACGGCCTATCTGAAATCCTCGGCGTGCGGATTGCAGGAGTCTGATTACTGTAAGGTTTCAGAATCAGATACGCCTGCGACCGGGAGCACACAAAATTTCTGCAGTAGCTGGCAGAATTCTCTAAGAAAAGTAGTCATCCAATTTCAGAAGGGCAAGCTCACCTGCTCCCAAGTCCAGCTCGTGAAGTTCTTGGCAGAAAAGGCTGCTGTTCTTGAAGAGTTTGACATCGAGGGAGGAAACCAGGATGGCACTGACCACATCAACAGCAAGATCGCTACATGGAGAACTCATTCTGCAGGTGCTTGTGCAGGAGAGGTCGTGATCGCCTCTGCTGCCGTACTTCCACCGCCGGCCGAAGACACAAGGTGGGATCGTGCCTGGTATAAGTATAACTGCGATTTTCCTGTTCTAGGGAAGGGGCCGCCCTGGATTTGGGACGGGACGGGTTATAAGCTTCATTTTCCGATTCTACCACGCCGACAGCATCGCCCAACTAGTGATAGAGGTTATTAG
- the LOC127783266 gene encoding uncharacterized protein LOC127783266: MAKGTASPSRDRISELPDDLLIRILSFAPVKQAASTTLLSRRWHLQPLWLETGTVNIDLTSEEFRHWTCPWWWGWGREGDARAALRRRRHGLKKLTVTVTADRDDGYLRSDCRDFSRYLKPIVFDGTCVGLLRHVDELRLECQVAGGSSSSSAAASSPQYKYKYAADPGVEYYLSMDKLPCEDFRVLDITGCCLQEVTTAEWLWEWDWIGYPCLTTLRLRRCTVRLCDLQNVILAAPRLAELRLESVTFPDRPSLCGFIFDEHIHLHCPAVTSFTMVNCHIDGRTFELDAPSLICFRCAQVPSLYFSISLKSAAPCLAQVDLESISGTATFGPLLNTMCHISILKLTVYSIVGDIKFGHLPLFPNLKRLVIEELCGFAMDGGLSAAATVVGDMLRRCPAIRELWIRFSWLEYLNESADDHLDADLTAYLKSSICRLQESDYCNHCKESDTPAAGTTQNFNGSWQSSLRKVVIQFQKGKLTCSQVQLVKFLAENASVLEEFEIEGGNHHGSDHIIKSKVGRWGAASSMENEAPPGVGAGDISG, from the coding sequence ATGGCCAAAGGCACGGCGAGCCCGAGCAGAGACCGCATATCCGAGCTCCCCGACGATCTGCTTATACGTATCCTCTCCTTCGCCCCCGTCAAGCAGGCCGCGAGCACcaccctcctctctcgccgGTGGCACCTTCAGCCGCTATGGCTGGAGACTGGCACCGTCAACATCGACTTGACTTCCGAGGAATTCCGCCATTGGACCTGTCcctggtggtgggggtgggggcgcGAGGGAGATGCCCGGGcagcgctccgccgccgccgccacggcctcaAGAAGCTCACCGTCACGGTGACAGCCGACAGAGACGACGGCTACCTCCGCAGCGACTGTCGTGATTTCTCGCGGTACCTGAAACCGATCGTCTTCGACGGCACATGTGTCGGGCTGCTCCGCCACGTCGATGAGCTCCGCCTCGAGTGCCAGGTCGCCGGcggatcgtcgtcgtcgtcggcggcggcgtcctcgccgcAGTACAAATACAAATACGCCGCCGATCCCGGCGTCGAGTATTATCTCTCTATGGATAAGCTGCCCTGCGAGGATTTCCGGGTTCTTGACATCACGGGATGCTGCCTCCAAGAGGTGACGACCGCCGAATGGTTGTGGGAGTGGGACTGGATTGGCTACCCGTGCCTCACcacgctgcggctgcggcgctgCACCGTGCGCCTGTGCGACCTCCAGAATGTGATCCTCGCCGCGCCTAGGCTCGCCGAGCTGCGTCTCGAGTCAGTCACCTTCCCCGATCGACCATCGCTCTGCGGCTTCATCTTCGACGAACACATCCATCTCCACTGCCCGGCGGTCACCTCCTTCACCATGGTTAACTGCCACATCGATGGTCGCACCTTCGAGCTCGACGCGCCGTCGTTGATCTGCTTCCGCTGCGCGCAGGTCCCATCTTTATATTTTTCCATATCGCTGAAATCAGCTGCGCCGTGCTTGGCACAAGTCGACCTGGAGTCGATCTCCGGCACGGCGACATTCGGTCCTCTGCTTAACACCATGTGCCATATCAGCATTTTGAAGCTGACGGTGTACTCCATTGTTGGAGACATCAAGTTTGGGCACTTGCCTCTCTTCCCAAACCTCAAGCGCCTTGTAATAGAGGAACTGTGTGGATTTGCCATGGACGGCGgcttgtcggcggcggcaacggtcgtcGGAGACATGCTACGTAGATGCCCGGCGATCCGTGAGCTCTGGATAAGATTCAGCTGGTTGGAATATCTCAATGAGAGTGCAGATGATCATCTCGACGCAGACCTGACGGCCTATCTGAAATCCTCGATATGCAGATTGCAGGAGTCTGATTACTGTAATCACTGCAAGGAATCAGATACGCCTGCGGCCGGGACCACACAAAATTTCAACGGTAGCTGGCAGAGTTCTCTAAGAAAAGTAGTCATCCAATTTCAGAAGGGCAAACTCACCTGCTCCCAAGTCCAGCTCGTGAAGTTCTTGGCAGAAAATGCTTCTGTTCTTGAGGAGTTTGAAATCGAGGGAGGAAATCATCATGGCTCTGATCACATCATCAAAAGCAAGGTTGGTAGATGGGGAGCTGCTTCATCCATGGAAAATGAAGCTCCTCCTGGTGTTGGTGCAGGAGATATCAGCGGGTGA